From Virgibacillus natechei, the proteins below share one genomic window:
- a CDS encoding N-acetylmuramoyl-L-alanine amidase yields MKFIRYFTVGIGFLLFLVLYFPTTGLAENGDTYEVGNDLLNVRSEPAAGSEIIGTLREGDQIVAFQEKFGWIQTYYGGEVVWIAKHHLIPVSSSGQNSNATAEAEVTSEMITVTAESVNIRSGPGKNYSRIGSTVAGDTYNVIETAGDWHNVSLSNGSTGWVATWLTNSGEAASEPTNTSSNNDSNETAQQKTSSNGSLEGYTIVLDPGHGGNDPGAIGLNNVYEKDLTMSTTEKVEQQLLDAGADVTLTRTGDSFISLDERAHISNQTNTDAFISLHYDAFPIMSVNGVSTYFQSNGADYTLAQELHTSLASATQLQDRGVMEGNYRVLRHNNAPSVVMELGFITNQRDLATVQTADYQNQVAQAIKAGLNNYFNN; encoded by the coding sequence ATGAAGTTTATACGATATTTTACGGTTGGAATTGGGTTCTTGCTATTTTTAGTTTTATATTTTCCAACTACAGGATTAGCAGAGAATGGAGATACGTATGAAGTAGGGAACGATTTACTTAATGTTCGTAGTGAACCTGCAGCAGGGTCAGAAATCATTGGTACGTTAAGGGAAGGAGATCAAATTGTAGCCTTTCAAGAGAAATTTGGTTGGATCCAGACCTATTATGGTGGAGAGGTGGTTTGGATTGCTAAGCATCATTTAATTCCGGTTAGTAGTTCTGGTCAAAATAGTAATGCTACTGCTGAGGCCGAAGTTACATCCGAAATGATTACCGTTACCGCAGAAAGTGTTAATATCCGCTCAGGGCCTGGAAAAAACTATTCAAGAATCGGCTCAACAGTAGCTGGTGATACATATAATGTAATAGAAACTGCTGGAGATTGGCATAACGTTTCTTTATCAAACGGATCCACTGGATGGGTTGCGACATGGTTAACGAATTCGGGAGAAGCTGCCAGTGAGCCAACAAATACATCATCAAATAATGATTCAAATGAAACTGCACAGCAGAAAACATCATCTAATGGATCACTTGAGGGCTATACTATCGTCCTTGATCCTGGTCATGGAGGAAATGATCCAGGGGCAATCGGACTTAACAATGTATATGAAAAAGACTTAACAATGTCCACAACTGAAAAAGTCGAACAGCAATTACTTGATGCTGGTGCAGATGTTACGTTAACAAGAACTGGGGATTCGTTTATTTCGCTTGATGAGCGAGCCCACATCAGTAACCAAACAAACACAGATGCTTTCATCAGCCTGCATTATGATGCCTTTCCAATCATGTCTGTAAATGGTGTGAGCACCTATTTCCAATCGAATGGAGCGGATTATACTTTAGCACAAGAACTTCACACTTCATTAGCATCTGCTACCCAGTTGCAAGATAGAGGGGTTATGGAGGGGAATTATCGCGTTTTACGTCATAATAACGCCCCATCTGTCGTAATGGAATTAGGTTTTATAACAAATCAACGCGACCTTGCAACCGTTCAAACAGCAGATTACCAAAATCAAGTAGCTCAAGCTATTAAAGCTGGGTTGAATAACTATTTTAATAATTAA
- a CDS encoding YndM family protein: MRHITALVIKFIIVATVLFSILTIFEVVNLTEIFLSSILVTGLAYVIGDLFILPRSGNAVASIADFFLATGSVWLLNFIFIGQAAGTFPVFAASAFAGFLIALCEALFHIYMKESVLEDTETDNQRNTTPTHLQTEFSRENNIHDIKKRRNRKK; the protein is encoded by the coding sequence ATGAGACATATAACAGCGTTAGTCATTAAGTTCATCATTGTTGCTACTGTGCTTTTCTCCATTTTGACGATCTTCGAAGTAGTCAATCTTACAGAAATATTCTTGAGTAGTATACTCGTCACCGGTCTAGCTTACGTTATTGGGGATTTATTTATACTACCAAGATCCGGAAATGCCGTTGCATCCATAGCTGACTTTTTTCTTGCTACTGGTTCCGTGTGGTTACTAAACTTTATTTTTATCGGACAAGCTGCTGGAACCTTTCCGGTATTTGCGGCTTCCGCCTTTGCGGGGTTCTTAATTGCACTGTGTGAAGCCTTGTTCCATATCTACATGAAAGAAAGCGTACTTGAGGATACAGAAACAGATAACCAACGTAATACAACACCCACTCATTTGCAGACAGAGTTCTCAAGGGAAAATAACATCCATGATATAAAAAAGAGAAGAAATAGGAAAAAGTGA
- a CDS encoding DUF1801 domain-containing protein, whose product MYELKTKENDSSVMAFIETVENPKKREDAYKLVDIFTEATGYKAKMWGASIIGFGAYHYKYESGHEGDAPLVGFSPRKAKISLYFATGDKKRAELLKDFGKHTTGKACVYINKVADIDVDVLKALIHQSVAFLSETYPDQ is encoded by the coding sequence ATGTACGAACTAAAAACAAAAGAAAACGACAGCAGTGTCATGGCGTTTATTGAAACAGTTGAAAATCCTAAAAAACGCGAAGATGCATATAAATTAGTAGATATTTTTACCGAAGCAACAGGCTATAAAGCGAAAATGTGGGGCGCGAGTATCATTGGATTCGGCGCCTATCATTATAAATATGAATCTGGCCACGAAGGCGATGCGCCGCTGGTTGGATTTTCACCACGAAAGGCAAAAATCAGCCTGTACTTTGCAACAGGGGACAAGAAACGAGCGGAACTATTAAAGGACTTTGGAAAACATACGACAGGCAAGGCCTGTGTGTATATCAATAAAGTAGCTGATATTGATGTTGATGTGTTAAAAGCGTTAATCCATCAATCGGTTGCATTTTTGAGCGAAACCTATCCGGATCAGTAA
- a CDS encoding DUF4349 domain-containing protein, translating into MFLNAGIMSFYQNNVPTELMGRVTSIFQLLQSLFQIVFVLGVGVTADIIPLRITIMTLAFGMLVIAVVLVAFIFLPGKRKYFREGLKMRKVLFIMILISISIFTVACSDEEDSESANDVTMETEEFSADDSSNSMTNMDEADRAQQEGEESQEENSTQAEDGSQIDRKVIYTANLRIEVQEYQQAVNDIQTEVADRGGYIVDSTMQEGTDEDSTNGQITARIPQEQFQEFIQIVEDGSSKVVESSVSGQDVTEEYIDLESRLESQQVVEERLLSFMEEAEATEDLLAISDDLANVQGEIEEITGRMNYLENRTDLATVTIHIEENNVSIAGDELNTWEQTKQQFMKSINAVISFFSGLFVFFVGSLPVLVILGIVGLGGFLIYRKIKKDRQEN; encoded by the coding sequence GTGTTTTTAAATGCAGGCATTATGAGCTTTTACCAAAATAATGTACCTACAGAATTAATGGGAAGAGTGACAAGTATATTCCAATTGCTGCAAAGTCTTTTTCAAATTGTTTTTGTTCTAGGCGTTGGCGTGACAGCAGATATCATACCACTGCGGATCACGATCATGACGTTAGCGTTTGGAATGTTGGTTATAGCAGTTGTGTTGGTTGCCTTTATATTTTTACCGGGAAAAAGGAAGTATTTTCGGGAGGGGTTAAAAATGAGAAAAGTCCTGTTCATTATGATTTTGATAAGTATAAGCATCTTCACAGTAGCCTGCAGCGATGAGGAAGATAGTGAATCAGCAAATGATGTTACAATGGAGACAGAGGAATTTTCAGCAGATGACAGCAGTAATTCGATGACTAACATGGACGAAGCGGATCGCGCGCAGCAGGAGGGCGAAGAGTCTCAAGAGGAAAATTCAACCCAAGCAGAAGATGGTAGCCAAATAGACCGAAAAGTAATTTACACAGCCAATCTCCGTATTGAGGTACAAGAGTATCAACAAGCTGTAAATGATATCCAGACCGAAGTTGCCGATCGGGGTGGCTATATTGTGGACTCCACGATGCAAGAGGGTACGGATGAAGATTCAACGAATGGACAGATAACCGCACGGATTCCTCAAGAGCAGTTTCAAGAGTTTATTCAAATCGTAGAGGATGGTAGCAGCAAGGTTGTGGAAAGTTCGGTTTCCGGTCAGGACGTGACAGAAGAGTATATTGATTTGGAATCACGCCTGGAATCGCAACAAGTCGTGGAGGAGAGGCTACTATCGTTTATGGAAGAAGCAGAAGCAACAGAGGATCTGCTAGCTATTTCAGATGATTTGGCAAACGTCCAAGGCGAGATTGAGGAAATCACAGGCCGAATGAATTATTTGGAAAATAGAACGGATCTTGCAACGGTTACCATCCATATTGAAGAAAATAATGTCTCGATAGCCGGTGACGAGTTAAACACCTGGGAGCAGACGAAACAGCAATTTATGAAAAGTATCAACGCAGTTATCTCCTTCTTTTCGGGACTTTTTGTCTTCTTTGTTGGAAGCTTACCGGTACTTGTTATATTGGGGATCGTCGGTCTGGGTGGATTTCTGATTTATAGGAAGATAAAAAAGGATAGGCAAGAGAATTGA
- a CDS encoding MFS transporter: protein MKTKLANWKEPVLLLTSVGIAGIGDFIYLVAINILVFQMTGSAAAVAGLWIIGPAVNILTKFWTGSFIDYRSKRKIMIVTYLARAFFIFLIPFAPNIGFVYLILIFLSIAKAFFTPSSTTYITQLIPRHMRKRYNSIQSFTTSGAFIIGPAIGGTLILMSSVATTLFHGRFYPLHSDLRF from the coding sequence ATGAAAACCAAATTGGCCAATTGGAAGGAACCTGTTTTGCTATTAACCTCTGTTGGAATTGCTGGAATAGGTGACTTTATCTATTTGGTTGCCATTAATATTTTGGTGTTTCAGATGACTGGTTCTGCAGCGGCAGTGGCTGGTTTGTGGATTATCGGTCCAGCTGTGAATATCCTGACTAAATTTTGGACGGGGAGTTTCATCGATTATCGAAGCAAAAGGAAAATCATGATCGTCACCTACCTAGCAAGGGCATTTTTCATATTTTTAATTCCTTTTGCTCCTAACATTGGATTCGTTTACCTGATTTTGATTTTTTTGAGTATCGCCAAGGCATTCTTTACACCTTCATCCACGACCTACATCACACAGTTAATTCCAAGACATATGCGGAAGCGGTATAATTCCATCCAATCATTTACAACGTCTGGAGCTTTTATCATCGGACCGGCTATTGGTGGGACACTTATACTGATGAGCTCTGTAGCAACAACACTTTTTCATGGTCGTTTCTATCCATTGCATTCGGATTTACGATTTTAG